In Methanosphaera sp. ISO3-F5, a genomic segment contains:
- a CDS encoding TIGR00730 family Rossman fold protein, with translation MRICLFGAGSRNIDKDFLEVGYSLGVEIAKHGHCLVFGGGAEGLMGAVARGVYDNDGEIISIYPELMSDFEDLFEDYSKLIITSGMDDRKKEFLENSDCILVTPGGIGTLDEFFEVLTLKKLRLHEKPIIIFNYNHFFDKMLDMLNEMIDEGFVDSGNNDLFVVTTTVQETLEYFF, from the coding sequence ATGAGAATTTGTTTATTTGGTGCTGGAAGCAGAAACATTGACAAGGACTTTCTGGAAGTTGGATATTCTTTAGGTGTTGAAATTGCAAAACATGGACATTGTCTTGTTTTTGGTGGAGGTGCTGAAGGTCTTATGGGTGCTGTTGCCAGGGGAGTTTATGATAATGATGGTGAAATTATTTCTATTTATCCCGAATTGATGAGTGATTTTGAGGACTTATTTGAAGATTATAGTAAATTAATTATTACTAGTGGTATGGATGATAGGAAGAAGGAATTTCTAGAAAATTCTGATTGTATTCTTGTTACTCCTGGTGGTATTGGTACTTTAGATGAATTTTTTGAAGTCTTAACTCTTAAAAAACTTAGATTACATGAAAAGCCCATTATTATTTTTAATTATAATCATTTCTTTGATAAGATGTTGGATATGTTGAATGAAATGATTGATGAAGGTTTTGTTGATTCTGGTAATAATGATCTTTTTGTTGTTACAACAACAGTTCAGGAAACATTGGAATATTTTTTTTAG
- a CDS encoding XRE family transcriptional regulator: protein MTETIGDRLKLLRKSHHFTQKQIAKYLDFQQGQIAKLENNQRKLKVSSLEKLCQLYNCDEEYITSGIKDETKHNIAFRSNVENLNLDTIANMNKIIRNIEFLADKTESLTNNNEEFDEDYLELYEKAAICRKLWKIDEYTPIDIFRVVLEKINNVTICFFETEDNLSGSSIKTKNQNIIFINSRHPLGRQRFTLAHEIYHLKYDDEFINCDIDHKNDEIEKKADIFASSLLMSNGALYNFEIENNITEWTLDDVIQAEQYFQISHRAMLRRLKTLGKISERTAEEFSPDIMYNAELRGYDLKLYQPYSEDKNMILGNYIKLVNKTYENDLISESKMNELLIDGFYDNLVYN, encoded by the coding sequence ATGACTGAAACTATCGGCGATAGACTCAAACTTTTACGTAAATCTCATCATTTTACGCAAAAACAAATAGCTAAATATCTTGACTTCCAACAAGGTCAAATAGCTAAATTAGAAAATAATCAGAGAAAACTAAAAGTATCTTCATTAGAAAAATTATGTCAATTATATAATTGTGATGAAGAATATATTACATCTGGAATAAAAGATGAAACAAAACATAACATTGCATTCAGGTCTAATGTCGAAAATCTAAATTTAGATACAATAGCTAATATGAATAAGATTATCAGAAATATTGAATTTTTAGCAGACAAAACAGAAAGTTTAACAAATAATAATGAAGAATTTGATGAAGACTATCTTGAATTATATGAAAAAGCAGCAATTTGTAGGAAATTATGGAAAATTGATGAATATACTCCTATTGACATTTTTAGGGTAGTTCTTGAAAAAATAAATAATGTAACAATATGTTTCTTTGAAACAGAAGATAATCTTAGCGGATCTTCTATTAAAACTAAAAACCAGAATATAATCTTTATCAACTCAAGACATCCCCTAGGAAGACAAAGATTTACTTTAGCCCATGAAATATACCATTTAAAATATGATGATGAATTCATTAACTGTGATATAGACCATAAGAATGATGAAATAGAAAAGAAAGCTGACATTTTTGCATCATCATTATTAATGAGTAATGGTGCATTATATAATTTTGAAATAGAAAATAATATTACAGAATGGACATTGGATGATGTTATACAAGCAGAACAATACTTCCAAATAAGTCATCGAGCTATGCTTAGACGATTGAAGACTTTAGGTAAAATAAGTGAACGTACTGCTGAAGAATTCAGTCCTGATATTATGTATAATGCTGAATTAAGAGGATATGATTTAAAACTGTATCAACCTTATTCCGAAGATAAAAACATGATCTTAGGCAATTATATTAAGCTGGTTAATAAAACTTATGAAAATGATTTAATTAGTGAAAGTAAAATGAATGAATTATTAATTGATGGATTTTATGATAATTTAGTATATAATTAA
- a CDS encoding exonuclease domain-containing protein, which produces MDKFVVLDIESPNTYFNSVSAIGIIIVENNKITDKIYSLINPEDEFEEDIIELTGITQEMVEDKPTFNEFWPEIEELLVTNTIIGHNITYDLTVISNSLENYNINVPDFKYICTYKLSYNLLKLEAYSLEYIMNQLNYDYDAHNALADAEAAYYLYKHLDNLQKITPINQKIFCNKDKNSSINEKLYPNINELYGMILEFRYKEKITENQINLFKEWINKNKEYSDIKEIKNIIIRLNSIITKNTLNKEDKINISTIVTSVNKSKKYSNEELNLQVLIGIIKMYKCSKENNTDEKEFLKKWLTYYTLPNSINASILLKSLN; this is translated from the coding sequence ATGGATAAATTTGTAGTACTTGATATAGAAAGTCCAAACACTTATTTTAATTCGGTATCAGCTATAGGTATAATAATAGTTGAAAATAACAAAATAACTGATAAAATATATAGTTTAATCAATCCAGAAGATGAATTTGAGGAAGATATTATTGAACTCACTGGCATAACACAGGAAATGGTTGAAGATAAACCTACATTCAATGAATTTTGGCCAGAAATAGAAGAACTACTAGTAACTAATACTATTATTGGACATAATATAACATATGATTTAACTGTTATCTCTAATTCATTAGAAAATTATAATATCAATGTTCCAGATTTTAAATATATTTGCACCTATAAATTATCTTATAATCTTCTGAAACTGGAAGCATATTCATTAGAATATATTATGAATCAATTAAATTATGATTATGATGCACATAATGCATTAGCTGATGCAGAAGCAGCATATTACTTATATAAACATCTGGATAATTTACAAAAAATAACACCAATTAATCAGAAAATTTTCTGTAATAAAGACAAGAATAGCAGTATAAACGAAAAATTATATCCAAATATAAATGAATTATATGGTATGATACTAGAATTCAGATATAAAGAAAAAATAACAGAAAATCAGATAAATCTCTTCAAAGAATGGATAAATAAAAATAAGGAATATTCGGATATTAAAGAAATAAAGAATATAATCATCAGATTAAATAGCATAATAACAAAGAATACACTAAACAAAGAAGATAAAATAAATATTTCAACAATAGTTACTAGTGTAAACAAATCCAAAAAATATTCCAATGAAGAACTTAATTTACAAGTTTTAATAGGAATAATAAAAATGTATAAATGTAGCAAAGAAAATAATACTGATGAAAAAGAATTTTTAAAAAAATGGTTAACATATTATACATTACCTAACTCAATTAATGCCTCTATTCTACTTAAATCACTGAATTAA
- a CDS encoding NCS2 family permease, with product MLNNFFKLEENYTDIKTEIIAGITTFLAMAYILGVNPAMLAEGGMPATSIFFSTALASGIACIIMGLISNYPIGLAPGMGMNALFTYTIILSMGNSWQAALSAVFIASILFFIITVSGLRQVILDAIPLNLKLAIGAGIGFFLAFIGLQGSGIIVSDPSTIVGMGNILSAPALLAVIGILLTLILYIRKVPAAVFIGLIVTAIIGVIFTLCGYGIGETAMPVLPTQIISFNFDTTVFLGFLNGFGELFSNIPNLVMILFSIIFVTFFDTTGTLIPLAKECGFVDEEGKTKGIEKAFMGDAVGGIVGSVLGTSTLTAYVESATGIGLGGRTGLTAIVTGIMFLLSIFFAPVVLSLFTSSVTTCALVIVGILMIVQLKNIEWDNLIVASSTFMTIIMMLLTYSISLGIAWGFLVYAITSLATNNTDDINWITWIMVIIFVLYIFFGL from the coding sequence ATGTTAAATAATTTCTTTAAATTAGAAGAAAATTATACCGATATAAAAACAGAAATTATAGCTGGAATAACAACTTTTCTTGCCATGGCTTATATTTTAGGTGTTAACCCTGCAATGTTAGCAGAAGGAGGAATGCCGGCTACGTCCATATTTTTCTCCACAGCTTTAGCATCTGGAATTGCATGTATAATTATGGGATTAATTTCCAATTATCCTATAGGGTTAGCTCCAGGTATGGGTATGAATGCATTATTCACTTATACTATTATATTATCAATGGGTAATTCCTGGCAAGCAGCTCTATCAGCTGTTTTTATAGCAAGTATTTTATTCTTTATCATAACAGTATCTGGTCTAAGACAAGTAATATTAGATGCTATTCCATTAAACCTAAAACTAGCTATAGGTGCGGGTATAGGATTTTTCCTAGCATTTATTGGTTTGCAAGGTTCGGGAATTATTGTATCTGATCCTTCCACTATTGTAGGTATGGGTAATATTCTATCAGCTCCAGCTTTACTGGCAGTTATAGGTATATTATTAACATTAATTCTTTACATAAGAAAAGTACCTGCTGCAGTATTTATTGGGTTAATAGTTACAGCAATAATTGGAGTTATATTCACATTATGTGGTTATGGTATTGGAGAAACAGCAATGCCCGTACTTCCTACTCAGATAATATCTTTTAATTTTGATACCACTGTGTTTTTAGGATTCTTAAATGGTTTTGGGGAACTGTTCTCAAATATTCCCAATCTGGTGATGATATTGTTCTCAATTATCTTTGTAACATTCTTTGATACTACTGGTACATTAATTCCTTTAGCAAAAGAATGTGGATTTGTTGATGAAGAAGGTAAGACAAAGGGTATAGAAAAAGCATTTATGGGTGATGCTGTTGGTGGAATTGTTGGTTCTGTACTTGGAACCAGTACTTTAACTGCTTATGTGGAAAGTGCTACAGGTATTGGTTTAGGTGGTAGAACTGGATTAACTGCCATAGTTACTGGGATAATGTTTTTATTATCTATTTTCTTTGCACCAGTTGTGTTATCTTTATTCACATCATCTGTTACTACCTGTGCATTAGTAATTGTTGGTATATTGATGATTGTTCAATTGAAAAATATTGAATGGGATAATCTTATCGTGGCAAGTTCAACTTTCATGACTATTATCATGATGTTATTAACTTATTCAATATCACTTGGTATAGCTTGGGGATTCCTTGTTTATGCTATTACTAGTTTAGCAACTAATAATACTGATGATATTAATTGGATAACCTGGATTATGGTTATTATATTTGTATTATATATCTTCTTTGGATTATAA
- a CDS encoding DUF2085 domain-containing protein, giving the protein MKYLCHQRPDRSFFFRGHQFPVCARCTGLIIGTIGYCIYSFLVPVYYSYNLLIFAILIQLPYIIDGTTQYMGLRESNNYLRLITGIIGAIGLVITARIFKIIIMQLI; this is encoded by the coding sequence ATGAAATATTTGTGCCATCAGAGACCGGATAGGTCATTCTTTTTCAGAGGACATCAATTCCCTGTATGTGCTAGGTGTACAGGTTTAATAATAGGAACTATCGGCTACTGCATATACTCTTTTCTAGTTCCAGTATATTACTCATATAACTTACTAATATTTGCTATTCTAATACAATTACCCTATATTATAGATGGAACAACACAATATATGGGACTAAGAGAAAGTAACAATTATCTACGATTAATCACTGGAATTATAGGAGCAATAGGCCTAGTAATAACAGCAAGAATCTTTAAAATAATTATCATGCAATTAATCTAA
- a CDS encoding DNA-3-methyladenine glycosylase I yields the protein MNKKRCEYFADKEDIYIEYHDNEWGTPVYDDQKLFEMLLLECFQAGLSWITILKKREHFREAYDDFNLEKIICYDENKIEELMNNKLIIRNRRKIEASINNARIFKDIQKEFGSFSDYLWSFTDNKVLKDTDENYLTKSNTSDLLSKDLKKRGMKFVGSVTIYSYLEAVGIINNHTHDCYRY from the coding sequence ATGAATAAAAAACGTTGCGAATATTTTGCTGATAAGGAAGATATTTATATTGAATATCATGACAATGAATGGGGTACTCCTGTTTATGATGATCAGAAATTGTTTGAAATGCTTCTTTTAGAATGTTTTCAAGCTGGTTTATCCTGGATTACTATTCTTAAGAAACGTGAACATTTCCGTGAAGCATATGATGATTTTAATTTAGAGAAGATTATATGTTATGATGAGAATAAAATTGAAGAACTCATGAATAATAAGTTAATAATACGAAATAGGAGAAAGATTGAAGCATCAATCAATAATGCCCGTATATTTAAGGATATTCAGAAAGAATTTGGTAGTTTTTCAGATTATCTCTGGTCTTTTACTGATAATAAGGTTCTTAAGGATACTGATGAAAATTATCTTACAAAATCCAATACTTCTGATTTATTATCCAAGGATTTAAAAAAAAGGGGAATGAAATTTGTGGGTAGTGTAACAATTTATTCTTATCTGGAAGCTGTTGGTATCATCAATAATCATACTCATGATTGTTATAGGTACTAA
- a CDS encoding DUF2284 domain-containing protein: MYNNQMLRFEKSYTLEKVTKTMPVSKYYKDYVDFTITEKTCKICDQYNNNWSCPPFEDDILKVWKKYANIDLILLKLNYDEFITENKFSKGDIDIILNITLYNEKRKILQELHKKVMNPEEYDDAMILSTGYCNLCNKCTRKDKKPCRYPKNKLYSMESLGALVSKTTEEIFDTEILWINKDEGKIPSYLTLLMGLLY; this comes from the coding sequence ATGTATAATAATCAAATGCTACGCTTTGAAAAATCATATACACTAGAAAAAGTAACAAAAACAATGCCTGTCTCAAAATACTATAAAGACTATGTGGATTTTACAATTACAGAAAAAACATGCAAAATATGTGACCAATACAATAACAACTGGTCATGTCCACCCTTCGAAGATGACATACTAAAAGTATGGAAAAAATATGCTAACATAGATTTAATCCTGTTAAAACTAAATTATGATGAATTCATTACAGAAAACAAATTTTCAAAAGGAGACATAGACATCATACTAAACATAACATTATATAATGAAAAACGTAAAATTCTCCAGGAACTACATAAAAAAGTGATGAACCCCGAAGAATACGATGATGCAATGATATTATCCACAGGATACTGTAATTTATGTAATAAATGCACAAGAAAAGACAAAAAACCATGCAGGTATCCTAAAAACAAGTTATATAGTATGGAATCATTAGGAGCACTAGTTTCAAAGACCACAGAAGAAATATTTGATACAGAGATATTATGGATAAATAAAGATGAAGGAAAAATTCCATCATATCTAACATTACTCATGGGATTATTATATTAG
- a CDS encoding UbiD family decarboxylase translates to MSKQDWRNLINKWEKDGTIKHVTEEVKKEYEISTFMIELEKQNKYPVMIFDNVEQNKIPVITNVLGTRERFAQAMGVEGKNVAEEYAKRIKNRIDTFKIIENPPFQANSMIGDEVDLYKLPIITHFPIDAGPYLTSGLVIAKDPESGSETLGFHRMQLKGKDKLGISLHSRQRLWEYFRRSEERGENLEAAIVIGVHPNISLGSQALVPYHKGKYGAIAGLFGEELELANCETVDIQVPAYAEFVIEGEILANVREKEGPFAEFTNYACHRSTENLFKVKAIHYREKPLFHDLTPGFSSEHITVVAIQREGDVLNALRQTLPNVKAVSCPVSSCGIFHCYISMKKIAEGQAMQAVFAAFAVDHHIKLAIVVDDDVDVFNEQEVLWAMATRLQADKDVIIIPQHMGMGETLDPSTDELSRTSKMGIDATKPLEGFSPKIEMNPDVEEAVKRLNKYVM, encoded by the coding sequence ATGTCAAAACAAGATTGGAGAAACTTAATAAACAAATGGGAAAAAGATGGAACAATAAAACACGTAACAGAAGAAGTAAAAAAAGAATATGAAATAAGCACATTCATGATAGAACTAGAAAAACAAAACAAATACCCAGTAATGATATTTGACAACGTAGAACAAAACAAAATACCAGTAATCACAAACGTACTAGGAACACGTGAAAGATTTGCACAAGCAATGGGCGTTGAAGGAAAAAATGTTGCAGAAGAATATGCAAAAAGAATAAAAAATCGTATCGACACATTTAAAATAATAGAAAACCCACCATTTCAGGCAAATTCAATGATAGGAGACGAAGTAGACTTATACAAATTACCAATAATAACCCATTTCCCAATAGATGCAGGACCATACTTAACTAGTGGACTAGTAATAGCCAAAGATCCAGAAAGCGGTTCAGAAACATTAGGCTTCCATAGAATGCAACTAAAAGGAAAAGATAAACTAGGCATATCATTACATTCCAGACAAAGATTATGGGAATACTTCCGAAGAAGCGAAGAACGAGGAGAAAACCTTGAAGCCGCTATCGTAATAGGAGTACATCCAAACATATCACTCGGTTCACAAGCACTAGTACCATACCATAAAGGAAAATATGGAGCAATAGCAGGATTATTCGGAGAAGAACTAGAACTAGCAAACTGTGAAACAGTAGACATACAAGTACCAGCATATGCAGAATTTGTAATAGAAGGAGAAATATTAGCAAATGTAAGAGAAAAAGAAGGACCATTTGCAGAATTTACAAACTATGCATGTCATAGAAGTACTGAAAACTTATTTAAAGTCAAAGCAATACATTACAGAGAAAAACCATTATTCCATGATTTAACACCCGGATTTAGCAGCGAACACATAACAGTAGTAGCAATACAAAGAGAAGGAGACGTTCTTAATGCACTTAGACAAACATTACCTAATGTTAAAGCAGTAAGTTGTCCAGTATCAAGTTGCGGAATATTCCATTGCTACATATCCATGAAGAAAATAGCCGAAGGACAGGCAATGCAAGCAGTATTCGCAGCATTTGCTGTTGACCATCATATTAAACTGGCAATAGTAGTGGATGATGATGTGGACGTATTTAATGAACAAGAAGTATTATGGGCTATGGCAACAAGATTACAGGCAGATAAAGATGTAATTATAATACCTCAACATATGGGTATGGGTGAAACTTTAGACCCATCTACTGATGAATTAAGCAGAACCAGTAAGATGGGAATTGATGCAACCAAACCATTAGAAGGATTTTCACCTAAAATAGAAATGAATCCTGACGTAGAAGAAGCAGTTAAACGTTTAAACAAATATGTAATGTAA
- a CDS encoding hydantoinase/oxoprolinase family protein — translation MLKIAIDTGGTFTDYTSIGSLNNESEEKIFIKNPTNHKNPADGIINGLKELADKWGCNLETLLSNTSQISHGTTLALNALIEKKGVKTALFTTEGFRDALEIRRSQLDNQWDIRAVTPPVLVPRRLRLGITERIKYDGTIIKELDEDSVRRACRKCARENVKSIAVCFLFNFLNPEHERRVKEIINEELPDVFVSLSSDISPQIREYERTTTTVINAYVTPIVSTYLEDLKNKLFEYGWDKPINIMMNSGGLSDIPTMNKISAKSLLSGPAGGGIGNENLSKILGKKHLVLGDMGGTSFDLHIIDNNETKLVPESRIEGYPITLPMMDINSIGAGGGSIISVDEGKRVLVGPESAGSVPGPACYNLGGEKPTITDALLVLGLIDESNFLGGKIELSKENAVNAIREYVAAPLDISVDEACIIVYKVACELMADSLRLITMKRGNDPRDYSLVSSGGAFGLFAANIMDSLKMNEVLIPVQGPVFCSWGMLGAKRRYDITKSFFMEKKDWNADMINSMIMGMKEECIDELLKLGVSLDDCSFELNLEIRYIGQHHEISIPVNKLEFDDGDVDIIDELFHDTHYDIYQYSQIENDWEIINLHLAGYENDIVNPLFNFDENNVDNYTVTINGESFNCSGSIDVSVYSETDLDKVIRGPAIIKFDYTSVLVPKGFVSVLLDDGMLSIKLEDD, via the coding sequence ATGTTAAAAATTGCAATAGATACTGGTGGAACATTCACAGATTATACCTCAATAGGTAGTTTAAACAATGAATCTGAAGAAAAGATTTTTATCAAAAATCCAACAAATCATAAAAATCCAGCTGATGGAATTATTAATGGTTTAAAAGAGTTAGCTGATAAATGGGGTTGTAATCTGGAAACATTATTATCAAATACCTCACAGATTAGTCATGGAACAACACTTGCCCTTAATGCTTTAATAGAAAAGAAAGGAGTTAAAACTGCACTGTTCACGACCGAAGGTTTTCGTGATGCATTAGAAATCAGACGTTCACAGTTAGATAACCAGTGGGATATTCGAGCAGTTACTCCACCCGTATTAGTACCTAGAAGATTACGTTTAGGAATAACTGAAAGAATAAAATATGATGGTACAATCATTAAAGAATTAGATGAAGACAGTGTAAGAAGAGCATGCAGGAAATGTGCCAGGGAAAATGTTAAATCAATTGCTGTATGTTTCTTATTCAACTTTTTAAATCCTGAACATGAAAGACGTGTTAAAGAAATTATAAACGAGGAATTACCTGATGTATTTGTATCATTATCTAGTGATATTTCTCCACAGATAAGAGAATATGAAAGAACCACTACTACTGTTATTAATGCATATGTTACTCCTATAGTTTCCACGTATTTAGAAGATTTGAAGAATAAATTATTCGAGTATGGATGGGATAAGCCAATTAATATTATGATGAATAGTGGTGGTTTATCTGATATTCCAACTATGAATAAAATATCAGCTAAATCATTACTTTCTGGTCCTGCTGGTGGTGGAATTGGTAATGAAAATCTTAGTAAAATTCTTGGAAAGAAACATTTAGTACTGGGTGATATGGGTGGTACTAGTTTTGATTTGCATATTATAGACAATAACGAAACTAAGTTAGTACCTGAATCTCGTATAGAGGGTTATCCTATTACCTTACCTATGATGGATATTAATTCTATTGGTGCCGGTGGTGGAAGTATTATCAGTGTTGATGAGGGAAAAAGAGTTCTTGTTGGTCCAGAATCTGCTGGTAGTGTACCAGGTCCTGCATGTTATAATCTTGGAGGAGAAAAACCTACTATTACTGATGCATTGTTAGTTCTTGGACTTATTGATGAAAGTAATTTTTTAGGTGGTAAAATTGAGTTATCCAAGGAAAATGCTGTTAATGCCATAAGGGAATATGTTGCAGCTCCCCTTGATATTAGTGTTGATGAAGCTTGTATCATCGTTTATAAGGTTGCATGTGAACTTATGGCTGATTCTCTCAGATTAATTACTATGAAAAGAGGTAATGATCCTCGTGATTATAGTCTTGTTAGTAGTGGTGGTGCTTTTGGACTTTTTGCTGCTAATATTATGGATTCTTTAAAGATGAACGAGGTTTTAATTCCAGTGCAGGGGCCTGTTTTCTGTAGTTGGGGAATGCTTGGTGCTAAACGTAGGTATGATATAACAAAAAGTTTCTTTATGGAGAAAAAGGATTGGAATGCTGATATGATTAATAGTATGATTATGGGCATGAAAGAGGAGTGTATTGATGAATTATTAAAGCTTGGCGTATCCCTTGATGATTGTAGTTTTGAGTTAAATCTTGAAATCAGGTATATTGGTCAGCATCATGAGATAAGTATTCCGGTTAATAAGTTAGAATTTGATGATGGTGATGTTGATATTATTGATGAACTGTTCCATGATACTCATTATGATATATATCAGTATTCTCAGATAGAAAATGATTGGGAAATTATTAATTTACATTTAGCAGGTTATGAAAATGATATAGTTAATCCATTGTTTAATTTTGATGAGAATAATGTTGATAATTATACTGTTACTATTAATGGTGAATCATTTAATTGTAGTGGAAGTATTGATGTTAGTGTTTATTCAGAAACAGATTTGGATAAAGTTATTAGAGGACCTGCTATAATTAAGTTTGATTATACTAGTGTTTTAGTTCCTAAAGGTTTTGTTTCTGTGTTGTTGGATGATGGTATGTTAAGTATTAAACTGGAGGATGATTAA
- a CDS encoding hydantoinase B/oxoprolinase family protein, translating to MNAEDIINRTVIANRLDSITQEMGISLEHSAHSPIFAEACDFACCICDYKGDLVSQLSGIPILATAGSFSVKSVIKKYGADIHDGDAFIINDPYDGGNHLPDIGIITPVFNDDELLFFCVSRAHHGDIGGSTAGSYNPKATEIFQEGIRIHPTRIVEDNNINNDIMDLITLNTRNPSMLKSDLLAQMGSNNVARNRLEKMIKEYGNELIKKVVEENLNQAEILTKKRILEVPDGEYSATSYIDDDSFQKEHIKIHVTVKIKDDNLTVDFTGTDKQVKGFVNTSIVTATAASGIASLWFLGADIPRNGGAFNAINVVLPKGSLVNPYEPAPMTLSTLTPASEIIGTIFKALNKAVPDRLPAGYGNYIGPSYYGIDPRNGRFYVGFSFCSLGSGGAMNGLDGKPYMSPMSNYGGVKAPNIESNEVQYPHITLRHEMECDTAGAGEFRGGAGIEYAFQIYDESSEIVMFGDGIYNAPYGLNGGKDGSFNKPLFKHDGKWIQTESKEYPRKVSKGDIVSIHSAGGGGYGNPYKRDMNKVLEDYLDDLISKENALKVYGVVINDDDTLNIEETLKVRG from the coding sequence TTGAATGCTGAGGATATTATTAATCGTACTGTTATAGCTAATAGGTTAGATAGTATTACACAGGAAATGGGTATTTCATTGGAACATTCTGCTCATTCACCTATATTTGCTGAAGCTTGTGATTTTGCTTGTTGTATCTGTGATTATAAGGGTGATCTTGTCAGTCAGTTAAGTGGTATTCCTATTCTTGCTACTGCTGGTTCATTTAGTGTTAAATCAGTTATTAAAAAATATGGTGCTGATATACATGATGGTGATGCTTTTATTATAAATGACCCATATGATGGTGGAAATCATTTACCAGACATAGGAATTATAACACCAGTATTTAATGATGATGAATTATTATTCTTTTGTGTAAGCAGAGCACATCATGGTGATATTGGTGGTTCAACTGCGGGCAGTTATAATCCAAAAGCTACAGAAATATTTCAGGAAGGAATACGAATCCATCCAACCAGAATAGTAGAAGACAATAATATAAATAATGACATAATGGACTTAATAACATTAAACACTAGAAATCCATCAATGTTAAAAAGTGACTTACTAGCACAAATGGGTTCAAATAATGTTGCAAGAAATCGTTTAGAAAAAATGATTAAAGAATACGGAAATGAACTGATAAAAAAAGTAGTAGAAGAAAACTTAAACCAAGCAGAAATATTAACCAAGAAAAGAATACTTGAAGTACCAGATGGTGAATACTCTGCAACCAGTTATATTGATGATGACAGCTTCCAGAAGGAACATATAAAAATACATGTAACAGTAAAGATTAAAGACGATAATTTAACAGTGGACTTCACTGGAACAGATAAACAAGTGAAAGGATTTGTAAATACAAGTATTGTCACAGCAACAGCTGCTAGTGGTATTGCATCTTTATGGTTTTTAGGTGCAGATATTCCACGAAATGGAGGGGCATTCAATGCTATAAATGTGGTTCTTCCAAAGGGGTCACTGGTTAATCCATATGAACCAGCACCAATGACATTATCCACATTAACTCCTGCTAGTGAGATAATCGGAACAATTTTCAAAGCATTGAATAAGGCTGTTCCTGACAGGTTACCTGCAGGTTACGGTAATTATATTGGACCATCATATTATGGTATTGATCCTCGTAATGGCAGATTTTATGTTGGATTTTCATTCTGTTCACTTGGAAGTGGTGGCGCTATGAATGGATTAGATGGTAAACCTTACATGTCACCAATGTCCAATTATGGTGGTGTTAAAGCACCAAATATTGAATCTAATGAAGTACAGTATCCACATATTACATTAAGACATGAAATGGAATGTGACACTGCAGGTGCTGGAGAATTCCGGGGCGGTGCAGGTATTGAATATGCTTTCCAGATTTATGATGAAAGCAGTGAAATTGTAATGTTTGGTGATGGTATTTATAATGCACCATATGGATTGAATGGAGGTAAAGATGGATCCTTTAATAAACCTTTATTTAAGCATGATGGTAAATGGATACAAACAGAATCAAAGGAATATCCACGTAAAGTATCTAAGGGTGATATAGTATCCATTCATTCTGCTGGTGGAGGTGGATATGGAAATCCATATAAACGTGACATGAATAAAGTATTGGAAGATTATCTTGATGATTTAATATCAAAAGAAAATGCTCTTAAAGTTTATGGTGTTGTAATAAATGATGATGATACACTCAATATTGAAGAAACTTTAAAAGTTAGGGGTTAA